One region of Gossypium raimondii isolate GPD5lz chromosome 6, ASM2569854v1, whole genome shotgun sequence genomic DNA includes:
- the LOC105771639 gene encoding phospholipase D alpha 1-like: protein MHIYLMDIPKIPLAGSKHYESHRCWEDIFDAIMNAKHLVYIAGCSVYTEIKLVRDSKRSKPGGDTKLGDLLKKKASESVRVHVLIWDDRTSVGSLKKDGLMATHDEETKKFFEDNDANCMLCHRDLSGSIVQDLQITTMFTHHQKIVVLDAAMPNGDTNRK, encoded by the coding sequence ATGCACATATACCTGATGGATATTCCGAAAATTCCTCTTGCTGGAAGCAAGCATTACGAGTCACATCGATGTTGGGAGGACATTTTTGATGCGATCATGAATGCCAAACACTTGGTTTACATTGCCGGTTGTTCTGTTTATACTGAGATCAAGTTGGTACGTGATTCGAAGAGATCTAAGCCGGGGGGAGACACCAAGCTTGGTGACTTGCTTAAGAAGAAAGCAAGTGAAAGTGTTCGGGTTCATGTTCTTATTTGGGATGATAGAACATCTGTTGGTTCATTGAAGAAAGATGGGTTAATGGCCACACATGATGAAGAAACCAAGAAATTCTTCGAGGACAATGATGCCAACTGCATGCTATGCCATCGTGATCTCAGTGGATCTATCGTCCAGGACTTGCAAATCACCACCATGTTCACTCATCATCAAAAGATTGTTGTACTGGATGCCGCGATGCCTAATGGAGATACGAATAGGAAATGA